The following are encoded together in the Candidatus Anaeroferrophillus wilburensis genome:
- a CDS encoding TRAP transporter substrate-binding protein — protein sequence MVRRWCKIVTLVALAVLIMIPSAWGAKANPLAKWKSDVDMSQAKYVMKVSNVSHPVIEGVGVGYRIRDSLWQRSNGQIALQYYPLCQLGGEVEVLNMLQTGTVQGMLCSSVAVTNLAPRMGIVNLPFLINSFDKLESFVNNKELFDHFLDGMSHQGVMGVDITGYGNYGWATTIPVQSIDDAKKVKFRIAEAAVNKSLYEVWGFHPVVMPWPDVPISLKQGVITGLDHTPMVCNITKKFEICKNFTQINYAQGLFIHLINKAWFDALPADLQKTVLDVFHEESAKTRELTRAQEATEIAKAKESGVSFYQLSDDEHEKLRVLGDKVHKEWANQIGIDYLKKVQDFVGYKRILDY from the coding sequence ATGGTACGGAGATGGTGTAAAATTGTTACGCTGGTGGCTCTGGCAGTACTGATTATGATTCCGTCTGCCTGGGGAGCTAAGGCAAACCCATTGGCCAAATGGAAGTCTGACGTTGACATGTCGCAGGCGAAATATGTCATGAAGGTATCCAATGTTTCCCACCCCGTTATCGAAGGGGTAGGGGTTGGTTACCGCATCCGTGACTCTTTGTGGCAGCGGTCCAACGGGCAGATCGCTCTGCAGTACTATCCCCTCTGTCAGCTTGGCGGTGAGGTGGAAGTGCTGAACATGCTCCAGACCGGCACGGTCCAGGGGATGCTTTGTTCCTCGGTGGCGGTTACCAACCTGGCACCCCGGATGGGCATTGTCAATCTGCCGTTTTTGATCAACTCTTTTGATAAGCTGGAAAGTTTTGTCAACAATAAGGAACTCTTTGATCATTTTCTCGATGGCATGTCTCATCAGGGGGTGATGGGGGTCGATATTACCGGTTATGGCAACTACGGCTGGGCGACGACAATTCCCGTACAGTCCATTGATGATGCCAAGAAAGTGAAATTCCGTATTGCTGAAGCCGCGGTCAATAAATCCCTGTACGAAGTATGGGGTTTCCATCCGGTCGTCATGCCTTGGCCTGATGTTCCCATCTCACTGAAGCAGGGGGTTATCACCGGTCTTGACCATACCCCGATGGTCTGTAATATTACCAAGAAATTTGAGATCTGCAAAAACTTCACCCAGATCAACTATGCCCAGGGGCTGTTCATCCATCTGATCAATAAAGCCTGGTTTGATGCCCTGCCGGCTGATCTGCAGAAGACGGTGCTGGATGTTTTCCATGAAGAAAGTGCCAAAACCAGGGAGCTGACCCGGGCGCAGGAAGCGACCGAGATTGCTAAAGCGAAGGAAAGCGGCGTGAGCTTTTATCAGCTTTCCGATGATGAGCATGAAAAGCTGCGGGTGCTTGGTGACAAGGTACATAAAGAATGGGCCAACCAGATTGGTATTGATTACCTGAAAAAAGTTCAGGATTTCGTCGGCTACAAGAGGATTCTGGATTATTAA
- a CDS encoding TRAP transporter small permease: MIRTLYRGLDGLLTFIEEWTLFVAVMAGLISLFVNVVLRYTIHYSLAWSEELIREIIIVTTFIGCSAAIRTRAMIRIDALPQMVPALKKPLNYFSHFCVLVYCVIITRLGWQMALLQLHTHQKTIILHIPLVVLYSVLPLMGVMMFIRTLQVMWEELPGRQKS; the protein is encoded by the coding sequence ATGATCCGTACATTGTACCGTGGTTTGGATGGATTGCTTACCTTCATCGAAGAGTGGACCCTGTTCGTGGCTGTTATGGCAGGGTTGATCTCCCTCTTTGTTAATGTGGTGTTGCGTTATACGATCCATTATTCTCTGGCCTGGTCGGAGGAGTTGATCAGGGAGATTATTATTGTTACGACCTTCATCGGCTGCAGCGCGGCGATCAGAACGCGGGCGATGATCAGAATTGATGCCCTGCCTCAGATGGTTCCCGCGTTGAAAAAGCCGTTGAACTACTTCAGCCATTTTTGTGTCCTGGTCTACTGTGTTATTATTACCCGGCTTGGCTGGCAAATGGCTCTGCTGCAGCTGCACACCCACCAGAAGACCATCATCCTTCATATTCCCCTGGTGGTTCTCTATAGTGTGCTGCCGTTGATGGGTGTGATGATGTTTATCCGCACCCTGCAGGTGATGTGGGAGGAGCTTCCCGGCCGGCAGAAATCATAA
- a CDS encoding TRAP transporter large permease, producing the protein MESSYLIIVLCMLGFLASTVPVFMALFFTAVVGFYFLTDMPVLMLAQTLFRSMDNFALVVVLFFILCGNIMTSGSIVQKLVKVAQAVVGFFPGGLAMAGVLACGMFGAISGSTVATVVAIGGFMIPALMENQYDEEFSVGIMTTSPILGIIIPPSISMILYSMVSNDSLAALFMTGFVPGALIIVAFSIYSYFYCKNRNFKRMPPPNVKELVAVLKEGFWSLMLPVLIFGGIFSGVFTANEAAVIACVYAFIVELLIHRDMKLKDVKGVVVSSAVTSATLLIIVAGASTFGRYLTLEQIPALITDAVVSHIHSAWVFLLVVNIMLLIVGMFMDIISATLILAPILLPILPEFHISSLHFGLLMTVNLGIGYCTPPLGVSLYITGALVNRGLIYVTRSVLPFLAIQIAVLLVLTYWPDLVLFLPKLFYNVG; encoded by the coding sequence ATGGAATCAAGTTATCTCATTATAGTCCTCTGCATGTTGGGTTTTCTGGCATCGACGGTGCCGGTTTTCATGGCGCTCTTTTTTACCGCAGTCGTCGGCTTTTATTTTTTAACGGATATGCCGGTATTGATGCTGGCCCAGACGCTGTTCCGCAGTATGGATAATTTTGCCCTGGTGGTGGTCCTGTTTTTTATTCTCTGCGGCAACATTATGACATCGGGTTCCATCGTGCAGAAACTGGTCAAGGTGGCCCAGGCGGTGGTGGGATTCTTCCCAGGTGGCCTGGCTATGGCCGGTGTACTGGCCTGCGGTATGTTCGGTGCCATTTCCGGATCGACCGTGGCGACCGTGGTGGCCATTGGCGGGTTCATGATTCCGGCCTTGATGGAGAATCAGTATGATGAAGAGTTCAGTGTCGGGATTATGACCACTTCCCCGATTCTCGGGATCATCATTCCCCCCAGCATCTCGATGATTCTCTATTCCATGGTCAGCAACGATTCGCTGGCCGCCCTTTTTATGACCGGTTTTGTCCCCGGAGCCCTGATTATCGTTGCCTTTTCCATCTATTCCTATTTTTACTGTAAAAACAGAAATTTCAAGCGCATGCCACCGCCAAATGTGAAGGAGCTGGTGGCGGTGCTGAAAGAGGGATTCTGGTCCCTGATGCTGCCGGTACTGATCTTCGGTGGTATCTTTTCCGGGGTTTTTACCGCCAATGAGGCGGCGGTGATTGCCTGTGTCTACGCCTTTATTGTCGAACTGCTGATCCATCGGGACATGAAGCTGAAAGATGTCAAAGGTGTGGTGGTTTCTTCAGCGGTAACCTCGGCAACCCTGCTGATTATTGTCGCCGGTGCTTCAACCTTCGGTCGTTACCTGACCCTGGAACAGATTCCGGCCCTGATAACCGATGCGGTGGTATCACACATCCATTCCGCTTGGGTTTTTCTGCTGGTGGTCAACATCATGCTGTTGATTGTCGGGATGTTTATGGACATCATCTCGGCCACCCTGATTCTGGCGCCCATTCTGCTGCCGATTCTGCCGGAATTCCATATCAGCTCCCTGCATTTCGGGCTGTTGATGACGGTCAACCTGGGAATCGGTTACTGTACGCCGCCATTGGGAGTCAGTCTGTATATTACCGGCGCCCTGGTGAACCGCGGGCTAATCTATGTCACCCGGTCGGTGCTGCCATTCCTGGCCATTCAAATAGCGGTTCTGTTGGTCCTGACCTATTGGCCTGATCTGGTGCTGTTTTTGCCGAAACTCTTTTATAATGTTGGCTGA
- a CDS encoding universal stress protein: MTLRILVPVDDTLASFRTQQYLIRMKESLRPTVTLLTVISMSNLAYRCIPDFQQEMIRDNALKMGKLTLERHAEEYAAAGILFDTILEKGDDPGAVICAVARRQGVEMICLSPSNSSEMSDLVFGSVANYVTHHAPCPVLLVR, translated from the coding sequence ATGACTTTGCGGATTTTAGTGCCGGTTGACGACACGCTGGCCTCGTTCCGGACCCAGCAGTACCTGATCAGGATGAAAGAGAGCCTGCGGCCGACGGTAACCTTGTTGACGGTTATTTCGATGTCCAACCTGGCCTATCGGTGTATTCCCGATTTCCAGCAGGAGATGATCCGGGATAATGCCTTGAAAATGGGCAAGCTGACTCTTGAGCGGCATGCGGAAGAATATGCCGCTGCGGGGATCCTTTTTGATACCATTCTCGAAAAGGGTGATGACCCGGGGGCGGTCATCTGTGCGGTAGCCCGCCGTCAGGGGGTTGAGATGATCTGCCTGTCGCCCAGCAACAGCAGTGAAATGAGCGATCTGGTTTTCGGATCAGTGGCCAATTATGTTACTCATCATGCCCCCTGCCCGGTGCTGCTGGTCCGTTAA
- the aroF gene encoding 3-deoxy-7-phosphoheptulonate synthase, which produces MILVLKPRTSEETIKQIAQRIEELGFKPHISQGKYKTIIGIIGKNGASRPANAVNELANHPQVEKAIPIMEPYKLASRETAVGNTMIKVGDVTVGEGYFTVMAGPCAVESRQQMIETATGIQKHGARILRGGAFKPRTSPYDFQGMEKEGLLLLQEAKQVSGMPIITEVLREKDLQLVADYTDIIQIGARNIQNFSLLRLVGQTNKPVLLKRGMSTTIKELLMSAEYILAEGNPQVILCERGIRTFESSTRSTLDISAVPVLKEKTHLPVIVDPSHAAGKRSLIPALARAALAAGADGILIEVHYRPETALCDSIQQLDIDGFGQLMDQLRSLCLAMGKTMS; this is translated from the coding sequence ATGATTCTGGTCCTGAAACCCCGAACGAGCGAAGAAACCATCAAGCAGATTGCCCAAAGGATTGAAGAGTTGGGGTTTAAACCCCATATCAGCCAGGGAAAATATAAGACCATTATCGGCATTATCGGCAAAAATGGGGCTTCCCGGCCAGCCAACGCGGTTAATGAACTGGCCAACCACCCCCAGGTGGAAAAAGCCATCCCCATCATGGAACCGTACAAGCTGGCCAGTCGGGAAACTGCGGTTGGCAACACCATGATCAAAGTCGGCGACGTCACCGTTGGCGAGGGCTACTTTACCGTCATGGCTGGTCCGTGTGCGGTTGAATCCCGCCAGCAGATGATCGAGACCGCCACCGGCATACAAAAACACGGTGCCCGGATTCTCCGGGGAGGAGCATTCAAACCCCGCACCTCTCCCTATGATTTCCAGGGGATGGAAAAGGAAGGCCTGCTTCTCTTGCAGGAGGCAAAACAGGTTTCAGGGATGCCGATCATTACCGAAGTGCTGCGGGAAAAAGACCTGCAACTGGTTGCCGACTATACCGATATCATTCAGATCGGGGCGCGCAATATTCAGAATTTCTCTCTTCTCCGGCTGGTGGGGCAAACCAACAAACCTGTCCTGCTTAAGCGGGGGATGTCCACCACCATCAAAGAGCTGTTGATGTCAGCTGAGTATATCCTGGCCGAGGGCAACCCCCAGGTCATCCTCTGTGAACGGGGCATCAGAACCTTTGAATCGTCAACCAGAAGTACATTGGACATCAGCGCCGTACCCGTACTCAAGGAAAAGACCCACCTGCCTGTTATTGTCGACCCTTCCCATGCGGCTGGCAAGCGGTCACTGATCCCGGCCCTGGCCAGAGCTGCCCTGGCCGCCGGTGCCGACGGCATTCTGATCGAAGTCCATTATCGACCGGAAACCGCCCTTTGCGACTCCATCCAGCAGCTCGACATTGACGGATTCGGCCAATTGATGGATCAACTGCGCAGCCTCTGTCTGGCAATGGGAAAAACCATGAGCTGA
- the moaA gene encoding GTP 3',8-cyclase MoaA: protein MNQLYDGAQRSISYLRISVTDRCNLRCRYCTPEEQFPLLGHGDILTYEEIILIIKALVPVGIDKIRLTGGEPLVRRGLPRLIACINDIEGIRDVSLTTNGVLLAEMAGDLRSAGLGRVNVSLDTLKAEKFLYITRRDDFLRVMAGIDAALAAGFAPVKLNVVAMRGFNDDEILDFVALSIDRPVQVRFIEYMPIGSSTRWQPDAVISAAEIRMRIEAEYGRLMPVPADHVSGPARLFTLSGGRGMVGFVSSLSDHFCDRCNRVRITADGRLRPCLLADLEYNLKKVVRNGADAGAIRSLFAEAVANKTQGHGLSCNSMKKCTRLMSTIGG, encoded by the coding sequence ATGAATCAGCTTTATGACGGTGCCCAACGCAGCATCAGCTATCTGCGGATTTCAGTTACAGATCGTTGTAATCTCAGGTGTCGCTACTGTACTCCTGAAGAACAGTTTCCTCTTCTTGGTCACGGTGATATTCTCACCTATGAGGAAATCATTCTGATTATCAAGGCGCTGGTGCCCGTTGGCATAGATAAAATACGATTGACCGGCGGGGAGCCGCTGGTTCGCAGGGGCTTGCCCCGGCTGATCGCCTGCATCAACGATATTGAGGGAATCCGTGATGTCAGCCTGACGACGAACGGTGTCCTACTGGCCGAGATGGCTGGTGATCTACGGTCTGCCGGTCTTGGCCGGGTCAATGTCAGTCTGGATACCTTGAAAGCGGAAAAATTTCTTTACATTACCAGGCGTGATGATTTTCTCCGGGTCATGGCTGGTATTGATGCGGCCCTGGCTGCCGGGTTTGCGCCGGTTAAGCTTAACGTTGTTGCCATGCGGGGCTTTAATGATGATGAAATCCTCGATTTTGTTGCGCTGTCGATCGACCGTCCGGTGCAGGTCAGATTTATCGAATACATGCCCATTGGTTCATCTACCCGCTGGCAGCCTGATGCAGTTATTTCCGCCGCTGAGATTCGCATGAGGATTGAAGCCGAGTATGGTCGTTTGATGCCGGTACCGGCTGATCATGTTTCGGGCCCGGCCAGGCTTTTCACCCTTTCCGGCGGCCGGGGGATGGTTGGTTTTGTCAGCTCCCTGTCGGATCATTTCTGCGACCGCTGCAACCGGGTCAGGATTACTGCCGATGGGCGGCTGCGTCCATGTCTGCTTGCCGATCTTGAATATAATCTGAAAAAAGTGGTGCGCAACGGTGCTGATGCCGGGGCAATCCGTTCCCTTTTTGCCGAAGCGGTTGCCAATAAAACGCAGGGGCATGGACTGTCGTGCAATTCCATGAAGAAATGTACCCGCCTGATGAGCACCATCGGCGGTTGA
- the moaC gene encoding cyclic pyranopterin monophosphate synthase MoaC: protein MGGVLTHLDEHGNARMVDVGSKGETSRLARAWGAVRMTAETIDQLVAGENVKGDVLAAARIAGIMAAKQTGNLIPLCHPLPITHVAVELLPEKSRREVVIIAEARVTGKTGVEMEALTAVSLAALTIYDMCKAVDKNMVIGPIALLEKRGGRSGHYINPDYAVAVAAPLTVVAGEILRLHSRAPEGGYLLEPMNGAGRVAFDRLPSGLVVTDGRPAAVFKADRMFLLGDAVLQSLAPEKSSPGEYLLSVVHGGRVDAGEIFAVL, encoded by the coding sequence ATGGGTGGTGTGTTGACGCATCTGGATGAGCATGGCAACGCCCGCATGGTTGATGTCGGCAGCAAAGGGGAGACGTCCCGTTTGGCTCGCGCATGGGGGGCTGTCAGGATGACTGCCGAAACCATCGATCAGTTGGTGGCGGGTGAGAATGTCAAAGGGGATGTGCTGGCGGCTGCCAGAATAGCCGGAATCATGGCGGCGAAGCAGACGGGAAATCTGATACCCCTCTGCCATCCTTTGCCCATAACCCATGTGGCGGTCGAACTGCTGCCTGAGAAATCCAGGCGGGAAGTTGTCATCATTGCCGAGGCCCGGGTAACCGGGAAAACCGGGGTTGAAATGGAAGCGTTGACAGCTGTCTCCCTTGCGGCGTTGACGATTTACGATATGTGCAAGGCGGTTGACAAAAATATGGTTATTGGTCCCATTGCTTTATTGGAAAAGCGGGGTGGACGCAGCGGCCATTACATCAATCCTGATTATGCCGTTGCCGTTGCCGCCCCCTTAACTGTCGTTGCTGGAGAAATCTTGCGCCTGCATTCCCGGGCGCCGGAGGGAGGCTACCTGTTGGAACCAATGAATGGTGCCGGGCGGGTGGCTTTTGACCGGTTGCCGTCCGGACTGGTGGTAACCGATGGCAGACCTGCTGCGGTTTTTAAAGCTGATCGCATGTTCCTGCTTGGTGACGCTGTTCTTCAGTCCCTTGCTCCAGAAAAAAGTTCCCCGGGTGAATATCTTCTTTCAGTGGTGCATGGCGGCCGGGTTGATGCCGGGGAGATATTTGCCGTTCTTTAG
- a CDS encoding ABC transporter ATP-binding protein — protein MQQPLLTVDNLNVTFKTAQGTVTAVDGVSFTVGQGANLGIVGESGCGKSVTALSLMGLVPSPPGTVKANALTFAGRDLLRLTPAEYRRLRGREMGMVFQEPMTSLNPVFTIGNQIMEAVRTHFTVSRRQARELAVAMLDRVGMPEPAKLLADYPHQLSGGMRQRVMIAMALICKPKLLLADEPTTALDVTIQAQVLDLMQELRREMGMSMIMITHDLGVVAEVAEQVAIMYAGMIVEKGTAEALFQQPLHPYTKGLLNSIPRLDQPGKRLTAIPGMVPDMLHIPRGCRFANRCRQAMAVCRDQVPGVVVPEPGHQVCCWLYS, from the coding sequence ATGCAACAACCCTTGCTTACCGTAGACAACCTCAACGTAACGTTTAAGACCGCTCAGGGCACGGTTACGGCGGTTGATGGCGTCAGTTTTACCGTTGGCCAGGGAGCCAATCTGGGAATTGTCGGTGAATCCGGCTGCGGCAAAAGTGTCACCGCTCTGTCTTTGATGGGCCTGGTGCCTTCGCCGCCCGGCACGGTAAAGGCAAACGCCCTGACCTTTGCCGGCCGTGATTTGCTGCGGCTGACGCCGGCAGAATACCGCCGGCTTCGTGGCCGGGAAATGGGAATGGTTTTTCAGGAACCCATGACTTCCCTTAATCCGGTTTTCACGATCGGCAATCAAATTATGGAGGCAGTACGGACCCATTTTACGGTTTCCCGGAGACAGGCCAGGGAGTTGGCGGTTGCCATGCTGGACCGGGTGGGAATGCCGGAACCGGCAAAACTCCTTGCTGATTATCCCCACCAACTGAGCGGCGGCATGCGTCAGCGAGTCATGATTGCCATGGCTTTGATTTGTAAACCTAAACTGCTGTTGGCAGATGAACCAACCACGGCTCTTGATGTTACTATTCAAGCTCAGGTGCTGGATTTGATGCAGGAACTGCGGCGGGAGATGGGGATGTCAATGATCATGATTACCCACGATTTGGGGGTGGTTGCCGAAGTTGCCGAGCAGGTTGCCATTATGTACGCTGGCATGATTGTCGAGAAAGGGACGGCTGAAGCGTTGTTTCAGCAGCCGCTGCACCCCTATACCAAAGGTCTGCTGAACTCCATCCCCAGACTTGACCAGCCGGGGAAACGGCTGACCGCAATTCCCGGGATGGTTCCGGATATGCTTCATATTCCCCGGGGTTGCCGGTTTGCCAATCGCTGCCGGCAGGCCATGGCTGTCTGTCGGGATCAGGTTCCCGGTGTTGTTGTTCCTGAGCCTGGGCATCAGGTCTGCTGCTGGCTCTACAGCTGA
- a CDS encoding Hsp20/alpha crystallin family protein gives MSKRFGETFEELYSMKEQMDKLFRTSLGRVGTKEHAPQGQWCPPVDMYDNGVDYILEVELPGIKQEDLDVSIMPDYIRIKGRKTFLQTIDQEKIHRLERPSGVFDRRLSFPVKVDPEKAVATLENGVLSIRIPKIEAPSKIAIQIQKA, from the coding sequence ATGAGTAAAAGATTCGGTGAAACATTTGAAGAGCTTTATTCCATGAAAGAGCAGATGGACAAGCTTTTCCGGACCTCACTCGGACGGGTGGGAACAAAAGAGCATGCGCCGCAGGGCCAGTGGTGTCCGCCGGTTGACATGTATGACAACGGCGTTGACTATATCCTAGAAGTTGAGTTGCCGGGAATCAAACAGGAAGATCTCGATGTTTCCATCATGCCTGATTATATCAGGATAAAAGGCCGGAAAACATTTCTGCAGACCATTGACCAGGAAAAGATCCATCGCTTGGAACGGCCGTCAGGCGTCTTTGACCGGCGGTTGTCCTTTCCGGTTAAAGTAGACCCGGAGAAGGCGGTGGCTACCTTGGAAAATGGGGTTCTGTCAATACGGATACCGAAGATTGAAGCGCCGTCAAAGATAGCCATTCAAATTCAGAAAGCATGA
- the ispE gene encoding 4-(cytidine 5'-diphospho)-2-C-methyl-D-erythritol kinase has protein sequence MMATQRSFVVPCPAKVNLVLSVVGRRSSDGYHLLDMAMEPISLYDLLHLTVSPSSSPTVELQCPALPAVASADNLVVKTAHRILTLAAERGVPTAYKFHFYLDKRIPHGAGLGGGSSNAAAVIGLLAEVLSLPLETAELSQLAAGIGADVPFFMTPTLCRVKGIGDRVLPAGKSRRRWYVLVKPPVLIDTFWAYKKLNYKLTKKNFNINMRQFFRPAKLVKKYNLFNDFEEIVFSEFPLLAEIKEWLLGRLAVAGALMSGSGSAVYAVFFDYRSAVAAYRQACEQWEGSDCRIFLAHTVF, from the coding sequence ATGATGGCGACCCAACGCTCTTTTGTTGTTCCCTGTCCGGCAAAAGTTAATCTGGTCCTTTCGGTTGTTGGCCGACGGTCAAGTGACGGCTATCACCTGCTGGATATGGCCATGGAACCCATCAGCCTTTATGATCTTCTCCACCTTACCGTTTCCCCTTCATCGAGCCCAACGGTCGAGCTACAATGTCCTGCTCTGCCGGCGGTTGCATCGGCAGACAACCTGGTGGTGAAAACGGCCCACCGTATTCTCACTCTGGCGGCAGAGCGGGGGGTCCCAACAGCCTATAAATTTCATTTTTATCTTGATAAAAGAATTCCCCACGGTGCAGGTCTTGGTGGTGGCAGTAGTAATGCGGCTGCTGTTATCGGGTTGCTTGCTGAGGTGCTTTCGTTGCCTCTGGAAACAGCTGAGCTGAGCCAACTTGCTGCCGGTATTGGTGCTGATGTTCCTTTTTTTATGACCCCAACCTTATGTCGGGTTAAGGGGATCGGAGACCGGGTACTTCCGGCTGGAAAAAGCCGGCGACGCTGGTATGTTCTGGTCAAACCACCGGTTTTAATTGACACTTTTTGGGCCTACAAAAAGTTAAATTATAAGTTGACAAAAAAAAATTTTAATATTAACATGCGGCAATTTTTTCGACCGGCAAAATTGGTGAAAAAGTATAATCTCTTCAATGACTTTGAGGAAATTGTCTTTTCTGAGTTTCCCTTGTTGGCGGAGATTAAAGAGTGGCTTTTGGGCCGTTTGGCGGTAGCCGGGGCACTGATGAGTGGCAGCGGGTCGGCCGTGTATGCAGTGTTTTTTGATTACCGGTCAGCAGTAGCGGCTTACCGTCAAGCCTGTGAGCAGTGGGAGGGTTCGGACTGTCGCATCTTCCTTGCGCATACTGTATTTTGA
- a CDS encoding ribose-phosphate pyrophosphokinase, translating into MDRLKVIAGNSNPSLAEAICQHLQVPLSKAIVKRFSDGEIMVEIHESVRGMRVFVVQSTCDPVNSNIMELLILIDALKRASASEINAVIPYYGYARQDRKVAPRAPITAKLMADLLTAAGANRVIAMDLHAGQIQGFFNIPVDHLYALPAMISYVENHIQDDMVVVSPDAGGVERARAYAKKLGASLAIIDKRRSAPNVLEEEMNIIGDIEGKVAVIIDDMIDTAGTLTKAANVLMEEGAAGVYGFASHGVLSGPAIERIATSRLAKVVITDSIPLKDNAKQCDKIVVLSVAGLLADAIKRIYIEDSVSCLFV; encoded by the coding sequence ATGGATCGATTAAAAGTTATTGCCGGGAATTCAAACCCCTCATTGGCTGAAGCTATCTGCCAGCATCTGCAGGTTCCGTTAAGCAAGGCGATTGTCAAACGGTTTAGTGACGGCGAAATCATGGTGGAAATCCATGAAAGCGTGCGTGGCATGCGGGTTTTTGTTGTCCAGTCAACCTGCGACCCGGTTAACAGCAATATCATGGAGTTGCTGATTCTCATTGACGCGCTGAAACGTGCGTCAGCATCGGAGATCAATGCGGTTATTCCCTATTACGGTTATGCCCGCCAGGACCGCAAGGTAGCCCCCAGGGCACCGATAACAGCCAAGCTGATGGCGGATCTGCTGACGGCGGCCGGTGCAAACCGGGTGATTGCCATGGATCTTCATGCCGGCCAGATCCAGGGATTTTTTAATATTCCCGTTGACCATCTGTATGCCCTGCCGGCGATGATCTCCTATGTGGAAAATCATATCCAAGACGATATGGTTGTTGTTTCTCCCGATGCCGGGGGGGTTGAGCGGGCCCGGGCGTATGCGAAGAAATTGGGTGCCAGCCTGGCCATCATCGATAAGCGGCGAAGCGCTCCCAATGTGCTGGAAGAGGAGATGAACATCATCGGTGACATCGAAGGTAAAGTTGCGGTGATTATTGATGATATGATTGATACTGCCGGTACCCTGACGAAGGCCGCCAATGTGTTGATGGAAGAGGGTGCTGCCGGCGTCTATGGCTTTGCTTCCCACGGTGTCCTTTCCGGGCCGGCTATCGAAAGAATAGCAACCTCCCGTCTGGCGAAAGTGGTGATTACCGACAGCATACCCCTCAAGGATAATGCCAAACAGTGTGATAAGATCGTTGTTCTGTCGGTGGCGGGGTTGCTTGCGGATGCCATTAAGCGAATATATATAGAAGATTCCGTCAGTTGTCTTTTTGTGTAA
- a CDS encoding 50S ribosomal protein L25 yields the protein MKQIRRDGFIPAVLYGSDHENTTLAVAERELARLFKEHGYSTLVSLGGAGSEGDEKLAIIKDVQYHPVSGRVIHLDFYGIRIGVPIDVEVPLVFEGKAIGISKGGVLQPARRTLVIKCLPREIPEHITIDVANLDVGDAIHVHDLDIEGIEFVAPVNFTIVTVQGTKAEETEAAEEEIEAEVEESQAVEE from the coding sequence ATGAAACAAATCCGCAGGGATGGGTTTATTCCTGCTGTTTTGTATGGTTCAGACCACGAGAATACCACCTTGGCCGTTGCTGAGCGGGAACTGGCCCGCCTGTTCAAGGAACATGGTTACAGTACTCTGGTTTCTCTGGGTGGGGCTGGTTCCGAAGGCGATGAAAAACTGGCAATTATCAAGGATGTTCAGTACCATCCGGTATCCGGTCGGGTTATTCATCTCGATTTCTATGGTATCCGCATCGGGGTGCCGATTGATGTTGAGGTGCCACTGGTATTTGAAGGAAAGGCCATCGGGATTTCCAAGGGTGGCGTACTGCAGCCGGCCAGGAGAACCCTGGTGATAAAATGTCTACCCCGTGAGATCCCTGAGCATATTACTATTGATGTCGCCAATCTTGATGTTGGTGATGCTATCCATGTCCATGATCTGGATATTGAGGGAATAGAGTTTGTCGCGCCGGTAAACTTCACTATTGTTACCGTGCAGGGGACGAAAGCCGAAGAAACAGAAGCCGCCGAAGAGGAAATTGAGGCAGAGGTGGAAGAATCTCAGGCTGTCGAAGAGTAG